From a single Gammaproteobacteria bacterium genomic region:
- a CDS encoding NAD(P)-dependent oxidoreductase, with protein MSDLKNKVIFITGGSRGIGREIALRCARDGAKIVVAAKTAEPHPTLEGTIYTVAKEIEEAGGAALPLIVDVRSEENVADAINKTIETYGGIDILVNNASAINMSSTSDIPMKRFDLIFSVNVRATFMCSKLCAPHLKKSSNPHILNLSPPLNMNPKWFKKHVAYTMSKYGMSMCTLGMAEEFKSDGIAVNSLWPKTIIATAAIANNFPKIVYHASRKPAIVADAAHAILTSNSRKVTGNFFIDEEVLKEHGVTNFKQYAMHSLVPLYPDIFID; from the coding sequence ATGAGTGATTTGAAAAATAAAGTAATATTTATAACCGGTGGTAGTCGTGGGATTGGTCGAGAAATTGCTCTACGTTGTGCACGAGATGGCGCTAAAATTGTTGTAGCTGCCAAAACTGCAGAGCCGCATCCCACTTTAGAGGGCACAATTTATACGGTGGCAAAAGAGATTGAAGAGGCGGGTGGTGCTGCGCTGCCTTTAATTGTCGATGTCCGCTCTGAAGAAAACGTTGCAGATGCAATCAATAAAACGATTGAAACTTATGGCGGTATCGATATTTTAGTCAATAATGCTAGTGCTATAAATATGAGTTCGACTTCAGATATTCCCATGAAGCGATTCGATCTTATTTTTTCTGTGAACGTTCGCGCCACATTCATGTGTTCGAAACTTTGTGCGCCGCATCTTAAAAAATCCTCTAACCCGCATATCCTCAATTTGTCTCCACCCCTTAATATGAATCCTAAATGGTTTAAAAAACACGTAGCCTATACTATGTCAAAATATGGAATGAGTATGTGCACATTAGGAATGGCAGAAGAATTCAAATCCGATGGAATTGCCGTCAATTCTTTATGGCCAAAAACAATAATCGCAACTGCTGCAATTGCAAATAATTTTCCAAAAATTGTTTATCATGCCAGCCGCAAGCCAGCAATAGTCGCAGATGCTGCGCACGCAATCTTAACAAGTAACAGTCGTAAAGTTACCGGAAATTTTTTCATCGATGAAGAAGTGTTAAAGGAACATGGCGTCACTAACTTTAAACAATACGCGATGCATTCCTTAGTGCCACTTTACCCAGATATTTTTATCGATTAG
- a CDS encoding prepilin-type N-terminal cleavage/methylation domain-containing protein, producing the protein MQDQPSKSTRLPSSFTKIIATAGFTLIETMVALTVSLLIYSILMEIYVHTLKSYRLQIAYHQLQINAEQAVSILMSAIKKSGYIGCAKLTKNFPLANQASSTFNFENQLVLTPHSLTVSYMQHKTATLIHGVEGGKTLTIDHGISIKPRDILIISDCESANIFTVKNVSKFKFKQIIYLNTPLIYPFKAGAQISHLVKERYLLKKVSAPNQYQRKFALFRENLIHKRQHELVGGIDQIDFDPDLNLKTQLIQGVMIELTFSEFFKKKVKRYVAIDRVL; encoded by the coding sequence ATGCAAGATCAACCATCAAAAAGCACAAGGTTGCCTTCAAGTTTCACTAAAATAATAGCTACAGCTGGATTTACTTTAATCGAGACGATGGTCGCACTCACTGTCAGTTTGCTTATCTATTCAATCTTAATGGAAATTTATGTCCATACGCTCAAAAGTTATCGTTTACAAATAGCCTATCATCAGTTGCAAATTAATGCAGAGCAGGCAGTGTCAATTTTAATGAGTGCGATAAAAAAATCAGGTTATATTGGCTGTGCAAAGCTAACAAAAAACTTCCCCCTTGCAAATCAAGCATCATCTACTTTCAATTTTGAAAATCAATTAGTCCTAACCCCTCATTCGCTAACCGTTAGTTACATGCAACATAAAACAGCGACGTTGATACATGGTGTTGAAGGTGGAAAAACGTTGACAATAGATCACGGTATATCAATTAAACCACGCGATATTTTAATTATCTCTGATTGCGAATCAGCTAACATTTTTACCGTTAAAAACGTTAGCAAATTTAAATTTAAGCAAATTATTTATTTAAATACACCGTTAATCTATCCCTTTAAAGCTGGCGCACAAATTAGTCATTTGGTAAAAGAACGCTATTTGCTTAAAAAAGTTTCTGCACCAAACCAATATCAAAGAAAATTTGCACTTTTTAGAGAGAATTTAATTCATAAAAGACAGCATGAACTTGTTGGTGGTATTGATCAAATTGATTTCGATCCTGATTTGAATTTAAAAACACAGCTAATTCAAGGTGTCATGATCGAATTGACGTTTTCTGAATTCTTTAAAAAAAAGGTTAAACGTTATGTAGCGATTGATCGTGTTTTATAA
- a CDS encoding prepilin-type N-terminal cleavage/methylation domain-containing protein, with protein MSFANKNGLTLVEVLVSLILLTFIFIGTDVMQLISLRIAKHSFFIFVARQELMSIVDQAQICKLACSKSIQHWQNEVKLALPHGEGEVKGVYPNYIFTVKWGNPTESICKINHQKAQGCLQVSLK; from the coding sequence ATGTCATTTGCAAATAAAAACGGCCTAACCTTGGTTGAAGTGTTAGTAAGCTTAATATTGCTTACTTTCATTTTTATTGGGACAGATGTAATGCAACTTATTTCTTTACGCATTGCAAAGCATTCTTTTTTTATTTTTGTCGCAAGACAAGAATTAATGTCTATTGTCGATCAAGCACAAATTTGTAAATTAGCTTGCAGCAAATCAATTCAACACTGGCAAAACGAAGTTAAATTGGCGCTTCCTCACGGCGAGGGAGAGGTTAAAGGAGTTTATCCTAACTATATTTTTACAGTTAAATGGGGAAATCCAACAGAAAGTATATGCAAGATCAACCATCAAAAAGCACAAGGTTGCCTTCAAGTTTCACTAAAATAA
- the serC gene encoding 3-phosphoserine/phosphohydroxythreonine transaminase, giving the protein MKRVFNFGAGPAMLPNEVLEQAQSEMLDWHGTGMSIMEIGHRGHEFKEIAEQSEADLRELMNIPANYKVLFLGGGASTQFAMVPLNLLRSKNQADYTDTGVWSKKAIAEAARYGEVNIAAKTIKQDGLLAIPAMENWSLNPEAAYVHYTPNETIDGVEFQFIPDTRGVPLVADMTSMILSRPINVTDYGIIYAGAQKNISQAGLTVVIINEKLIQDPRAYTPSLYNYKLQSEHHSLYNTPPTYAWYMAGLMFAWMKSKGGVEAFYKINKRKAEKLYSLIDRMPEFYDCRVHPSCRSMMNVMFYLRDESLTDKFLEEASKLSLFNLKGHRVSGGVRASIYNAMPEEAIDLLVDFMIDFASKNG; this is encoded by the coding sequence ATGAAGAGAGTATTTAATTTCGGGGCAGGACCAGCAATGTTGCCAAATGAAGTGCTGGAGCAAGCGCAGTCAGAAATGCTGGATTGGCATGGCACGGGTATGTCCATTATGGAAATTGGCCATCGGGGACATGAATTTAAGGAAATTGCCGAACAAAGTGAAGCAGATTTGCGCGAATTAATGAATATTCCTGCGAATTATAAAGTGTTGTTTTTAGGAGGCGGGGCCTCCACCCAATTTGCCATGGTTCCTTTAAATCTCCTTCGCTCCAAAAACCAAGCCGATTATACCGATACAGGGGTTTGGTCGAAAAAGGCAATAGCTGAAGCTGCCCGATATGGCGAAGTTAACATTGCTGCGAAGACAATCAAGCAAGATGGCTTACTTGCAATTCCCGCCATGGAAAATTGGTCTCTAAATCCAGAGGCAGCCTATGTTCACTACACCCCAAATGAAACGATTGATGGCGTGGAATTTCAATTTATTCCGGACACTCGCGGCGTACCACTTGTAGCTGATATGACTTCGATGATTTTATCGAGACCGATTAATGTAACCGACTACGGCATCATTTACGCTGGAGCTCAAAAGAATATAAGTCAAGCTGGACTGACGGTTGTTATTATTAACGAAAAGTTAATTCAAGATCCCAGGGCATACACCCCTTCTCTTTATAATTATAAATTACAGTCCGAACATCACTCCCTCTACAACACGCCGCCAACTTATGCCTGGTATATGGCAGGTTTAATGTTTGCATGGATGAAATCCAAAGGTGGCGTTGAAGCCTTTTATAAAATAAACAAACGTAAAGCAGAAAAACTTTATAGTTTGATTGACCGAATGCCTGAATTTTATGATTGCCGAGTCCATCCTTCGTGTCGGTCAATGATGAACGTTATGTTTTATCTACGCGATGAATCGTTGACTGATAAATTTTTAGAAGAAGCAAGTAAACTGTCTTTATTTAATTTGAAAGGACATCGCGTCAGTGGAGGCGTGCGTGCAAGCATTTACAATGCCATGCCTGAAGAAGCCATTGATTTGCTCGTCGATTTTATGATTGACTTTGCAAGCAAAAATGGGTAA
- a CDS encoding NAAT family transporter, which produces MTYADTVKFMVAMIIMMNPLGSLSIFLQLTSQFPSLHQRKTAIKCGLAITIIMVIAIWIGGQLLELMGITIASFRFAGGTILFLTGLSMLQSRESPLNYTPEDDAAAYERTSVAIVPLALPIIMGPGAISTLVIASNDYPNLFHKAWLSILCILLASIMMAILFYGNIIARMLGESVMKVITRIMGMIIMAIAVGMIANGLVGLIPALR; this is translated from the coding sequence ATGACGTATGCTGATACAGTTAAATTTATGGTCGCTATGATTATCATGATGAACCCTCTTGGTTCACTTTCCATCTTTCTTCAATTGACCAGTCAATTCCCTTCCCTTCATCAACGGAAAACTGCCATAAAGTGCGGGCTGGCAATAACCATTATTATGGTCATTGCCATTTGGATCGGCGGGCAACTATTAGAATTAATGGGCATCACCATTGCATCCTTCCGCTTCGCGGGGGGCACCATTTTATTTTTAACAGGGTTATCAATGCTGCAATCGCGGGAAAGCCCCCTCAATTATACCCCCGAAGATGATGCTGCGGCTTACGAGCGGACGTCAGTCGCAATTGTCCCTTTAGCTCTGCCCATCATTATGGGACCCGGCGCAATTAGCACGCTTGTGATTGCCTCAAATGATTACCCCAATCTCTTTCACAAAGCTTGGCTTTCGATTCTTTGCATTCTTCTCGCATCAATCATGATGGCAATTTTATTTTACGGTAATATCATTGCGCGAATGCTTGGCGAATCCGTGATGAAGGTCATCACGCGGATTATGGGAATGATTATTATGGCTATTGCCGTTGGCATGATTGCCAACGGCTTAGTGGGATTAATTCCGGCGCTACGTTAG
- the fumC gene encoding class II fumarate hydratase: protein MPNSTRIESDSMGNVSVPADVYWGAQTQRSLEHFAIGHDVMPTELIWAFGILKKAAALTNQELGVLAQDKAKLISGVADEIIAGQLNAHFPLHVWQTGSGTQTNMNVNEVISNRATESVTGKIDTKKVLHPNDHVNLSQSSNDTFPTAMHIAAAFTIIHQLLPAVKELRDGLADKQKQFAHIIKTGRTHLQDAVPLTLGQEFSGYVAQLDAAIKNINSTLPGLYELALGGTAVGTGLNAPANFAEKVAEKIAALTELPFVTAPNKFASLAAHDAMVFSHGAIKTLACALMKIANDIRWLGSGPRAGLGELTLPANEPGSSIMPGKVNPTQAEALTMVCVQVMGHDAAIGFADSQGNFELNVFKPVIVHDFMNSVRLLTDSCRMFNKYCIQGLEANTKAIEQSLRNSLMLVTALAPKIGYDKAAEIAHKAWHEGTTLLESCLELGYLNEKEFKDLVKPETMLGPK from the coding sequence ATGCCTAATTCAACTCGTATTGAATCGGATAGTATGGGAAATGTTTCGGTTCCCGCCGATGTTTATTGGGGCGCACAAACGCAACGTTCGCTTGAGCATTTCGCAATCGGTCATGATGTTATGCCGACAGAACTTATTTGGGCATTTGGTATACTAAAAAAGGCTGCAGCTTTGACCAATCAAGAATTGGGTGTTTTGGCGCAAGATAAAGCGAAGCTTATCAGCGGTGTTGCAGATGAAATTATTGCAGGTCAGTTAAATGCTCACTTCCCCTTGCATGTTTGGCAGACTGGCAGTGGCACGCAAACCAACATGAATGTTAATGAGGTTATTAGTAATCGTGCAACAGAATCTGTTACAGGGAAAATTGATACTAAAAAAGTTTTGCATCCCAATGATCATGTTAATCTCTCCCAATCTTCAAATGATACTTTTCCAACAGCAATGCATATCGCGGCAGCCTTTACGATCATTCATCAGCTTTTACCGGCCGTAAAAGAATTACGCGATGGATTAGCAGACAAACAAAAACAATTTGCTCATATCATTAAAACCGGACGCACGCATTTACAAGATGCTGTTCCTTTAACATTGGGTCAGGAATTTTCTGGCTATGTTGCTCAATTAGATGCAGCTATTAAAAATATAAATTCAACGCTTCCCGGTTTGTATGAGCTCGCTCTCGGTGGAACTGCGGTTGGAACCGGGCTCAATGCTCCGGCGAATTTTGCAGAAAAAGTAGCTGAAAAAATAGCCGCTTTAACTGAATTACCTTTTGTTACGGCGCCGAATAAATTCGCAAGTCTTGCGGCGCATGACGCAATGGTTTTTTCGCACGGTGCAATAAAAACACTTGCTTGTGCACTGATGAAAATTGCCAATGACATTCGATGGCTTGGTTCAGGTCCACGCGCAGGTCTTGGCGAATTGACACTCCCTGCAAATGAACCTGGTTCCTCCATCATGCCAGGAAAAGTTAATCCTACCCAGGCAGAAGCACTCACAATGGTTTGTGTGCAAGTGATGGGTCACGATGCAGCCATTGGTTTTGCTGATTCACAAGGTAATTTTGAACTGAATGTATTTAAGCCCGTGATTGTGCACGACTTTATGAATTCAGTACGGTTGCTTACCGATTCATGCCGAATGTTTAATAAATATTGTATTCAAGGGTTGGAAGCTAACACTAAAGCCATTGAACAATCTCTGAGGAATTCACTGATGCTGGTTACAGCGCTGGCCCCCAAAATTGGCTATGATAAAGCAGCTGAAATTGCTCATAAAGCTTGGCATGAAGGTACGACCTTATTGGAATCCTGCCTTGAATTAGGTTATTTGAATGAAAAGGAATTTAAAGACTTAGTTAAACCCGAAACGATGCTGGGGCCGAAGTAA
- the pepN gene encoding aminopeptidase N: MSEPLIVEATKSSPKTIYLKDYEIPAYLIDEIHLQFDLQEDFTYVTSHMRVRHNRQSRNLSKQLVLNGEELILESIKLDGIDLTPQQYEVSDTYLIVKNVPDNFSLDITVKIFPQKNTALSGLYRSQNTYCTQCEAEGFRRITYFIDQPDILTRFTTTIIADPKQFPYLLSNGNPIGEGFTEERRHWVKWEDPFRKPSYLFALVAGDFDVVSDTFITQSEQEIAIKVYVEKGYADQVSHAIFSLKEAMRWDEKVYGREYDLDIYMIVAIGDFNMGAMENKGLNIFNTKYVLAKPETATDEDYMHITSVVGHEYFHNWSGNRVTCRDWFQLSLKEGLTIFRDQSFSEDLFSPGVIRIQEVRALRETQFSEDAGPLAHPVRPDSYIEINNFYTSTVYNKGAEVHRMLKAIVGPVYFRKGMDLYFARHDGQAVTIEDYIKTMEDVSGIDLNQFRLWYSQAGTPLVTIADDYDTAQQVYTLTINQSCPATPGQSDKEPMLIPIRMSLFDHAGKEILLDTGDDQIEVEKVLKLSKASQSFQFKNVPSRPIPSLLRNFSAPVVLNYPYADEDLLFLFKFDTDPFNRYEAGQKYMLRVMQNLIRDVQQQNALEVPRALIEAMQQLIQENKKDYFLLSEMLTLPSEKYIGEQMQTVDVVAIHQVREYVLKTIAEQLQDQFLATYKMFHKEGQSDFTLEEMGKRQFKNRCLAYLALLPAHAELVMQQFTDALEVNMTDTQAALTALTSMQSPLREQALDQFYDTWKHDALVVDKWLGVQAGTKLPNALQQVKKLTRHPAFDIKNPNKVYALIGTFGYRNAIHFHAENGEGYAFLRDIVHQLDKINPQVAARMVKPLTMWKRYDKDRQVLMRNQLELLLTDKPSSDLYELVTKSLEF, translated from the coding sequence ATGTCAGAACCTCTCATTGTAGAAGCCACAAAATCTTCACCGAAAACAATTTATTTAAAAGACTATGAAATCCCTGCATATTTAATTGATGAAATACATTTGCAATTTGACTTGCAGGAAGACTTTACTTATGTAACTTCGCATATGCGGGTCCGTCATAATCGTCAAAGCCGTAATCTCTCTAAACAATTAGTTCTTAATGGAGAGGAGTTAATTTTAGAATCAATTAAGTTGGATGGTATTGATCTTACACCCCAACAATATGAAGTAAGTGATACGTATCTCATCGTTAAAAATGTCCCCGATAATTTTTCTTTAGACATCACCGTGAAAATTTTTCCACAAAAAAATACTGCATTAAGCGGTTTGTATCGATCACAAAATACTTACTGCACGCAATGTGAAGCTGAAGGATTTCGGCGCATCACTTATTTTATTGACCAGCCTGATATCTTAACGCGTTTTACGACCACCATTATTGCTGACCCTAAACAATTTCCTTACTTGCTTTCTAACGGTAATCCTATTGGCGAAGGCTTTACCGAAGAGCGACGTCATTGGGTTAAATGGGAAGATCCTTTTCGTAAACCATCTTATCTATTCGCTTTAGTCGCAGGTGATTTTGATGTAGTTTCTGATACTTTTATAACGCAGTCGGAACAAGAAATTGCTATAAAAGTTTATGTTGAGAAAGGCTATGCCGATCAAGTATCCCACGCTATTTTTTCTCTAAAAGAAGCAATGCGTTGGGATGAGAAAGTATATGGACGTGAATATGATTTAGATATTTATATGATTGTTGCCATTGGCGATTTCAACATGGGTGCGATGGAAAATAAAGGACTCAATATTTTCAACACGAAATATGTTTTGGCTAAACCTGAAACAGCAACTGATGAAGACTATATGCATATTACTTCAGTTGTAGGCCATGAATATTTTCATAACTGGTCAGGTAACAGAGTGACATGTCGGGATTGGTTTCAACTGAGCCTTAAAGAGGGGTTGACGATCTTCCGTGATCAAAGTTTTTCTGAAGATTTGTTCTCACCCGGCGTAATCAGAATTCAGGAAGTGAGAGCATTACGTGAAACGCAATTTTCAGAAGATGCAGGTCCCTTAGCTCATCCTGTTCGTCCCGACTCTTATATTGAAATCAATAATTTTTATACTTCAACAGTTTACAACAAGGGTGCTGAAGTGCATCGTATGTTGAAAGCGATTGTAGGGCCTGTTTATTTTCGTAAAGGAATGGATCTCTACTTCGCAAGACACGATGGTCAAGCAGTTACCATTGAAGATTACATTAAAACGATGGAAGATGTTTCAGGAATTGATTTAAACCAATTTCGTCTTTGGTACAGTCAAGCAGGCACTCCCCTCGTTACTATTGCAGATGATTATGACACTGCGCAGCAAGTTTATACGTTGACGATTAACCAATCCTGTCCTGCAACACCAGGTCAATCTGATAAAGAGCCCATGTTAATTCCAATTCGCATGAGTTTGTTTGATCATGCTGGCAAAGAAATTTTGTTAGACACGGGTGATGATCAAATAGAAGTAGAAAAAGTTTTAAAACTAAGTAAGGCATCGCAAAGTTTCCAATTTAAAAATGTTCCTTCTCGTCCCATTCCATCGTTACTAAGAAATTTCTCTGCCCCAGTTGTACTAAATTATCCTTATGCCGATGAAGATTTATTATTCCTTTTCAAATTTGATACGGATCCCTTTAATCGATACGAAGCAGGACAAAAATATATGCTTCGCGTCATGCAGAACTTAATTCGTGATGTACAACAGCAGAATGCTTTAGAGGTGCCGCGAGCTCTAATCGAAGCGATGCAGCAACTCATTCAAGAAAATAAAAAAGATTATTTTCTATTATCAGAAATGTTAACGCTACCTTCAGAAAAGTATATTGGTGAGCAAATGCAAACAGTGGATGTTGTTGCAATTCATCAAGTACGGGAATATGTTCTCAAAACGATTGCTGAACAATTACAAGATCAATTTCTTGCTACCTACAAAATGTTTCATAAAGAAGGTCAATCTGATTTTACACTGGAGGAAATGGGCAAGCGTCAATTTAAGAATCGATGTCTGGCTTATTTGGCATTACTTCCTGCGCATGCAGAGTTGGTCATGCAACAATTTACTGACGCTTTAGAAGTCAATATGACTGATACACAAGCTGCCTTAACGGCGCTGACCAGTATGCAATCACCCTTACGTGAGCAAGCTTTAGATCAGTTCTATGACACTTGGAAACATGATGCCTTGGTTGTAGATAAGTGGCTTGGTGTGCAGGCAGGAACAAAATTACCTAATGCGTTACAGCAAGTTAAGAAATTAACTCGGCATCCAGCTTTTGATATTAAAAATCCGAACAAAGTTTACGCTCTCATCGGAACATTTGGTTATCGTAATGCGATCCATTTTCATGCTGAAAACGGCGAAGGCTATGCCTTTTTACGCGATATCGTGCATCAATTAGACAAAATTAACCCTCAAGTCGCTGCTCGTATGGTTAAACCTTTGACTATGTGGAAACGATATGATAAAGATCGCCAGGTGTTAATGCGAAACCAACTCGAACTGCTACTTACTGATAAACCCTCATCGGATTTATATGAGTTGGTAACTAAAAGCTTAGAATTCTAA
- the ubiG gene encoding bifunctional 2-polyprenyl-6-hydroxyphenol methylase/3-demethylubiquinol 3-O-methyltransferase UbiG has translation MTQNSDGVEIAKFSQMARSWWDPEGDLKTLHQINPLRLGYILEKINVSNLDIVDVGCGGGILSEALAAAGAKVTGIDMGRDVIEVAKLHQFESKSSVKYLQIDADLFAETHAGQFDVVTCLELLEHVPDPAAMIAACSKLLKPTGHLFFSTLNRNLKSYIFAILGAEYFLKLLPKNTHDYAKFIRPSELGEFLRKADMTLQELKGIHYNPFTSKFKLTHDIAVNYLGYATKNLK, from the coding sequence ATGACCCAAAATTCAGATGGTGTAGAAATTGCTAAATTTTCGCAGATGGCAAGAAGCTGGTGGGACCCAGAAGGTGACCTTAAGACTTTACATCAAATTAACCCACTAAGATTAGGTTATATATTAGAAAAAATAAATGTCTCTAATTTGGATATCGTGGATGTAGGTTGCGGGGGCGGCATTTTATCAGAAGCACTTGCCGCAGCTGGCGCTAAAGTTACCGGTATTGATATGGGTCGAGATGTTATTGAAGTGGCTAAACTTCATCAATTTGAAAGTAAAAGTTCAGTCAAGTACCTCCAAATTGATGCTGACCTTTTTGCCGAAACTCATGCAGGTCAATTCGATGTCGTAACATGCCTTGAATTATTAGAGCATGTGCCAGATCCTGCAGCGATGATTGCAGCTTGTAGTAAATTATTAAAACCTACCGGGCATTTATTTTTTTCCACCCTAAACCGGAATTTAAAATCCTATATCTTTGCCATTCTTGGTGCTGAATATTTTTTAAAACTATTACCTAAAAATACCCATGACTACGCAAAATTCATTCGCCCCAGTGAGCTAGGTGAGTTTTTACGGAAAGCAGATATGACATTGCAAGAATTAAAAGGTATTCACTATAATCCGTTTACGAGTAAATTTAAACTGACCCATGATATAGCAGTGAATTATTTAGGATATGCCACAAAAAATTTAAAGTGA
- the gph gene encoding phosphoglycolate phosphatase (PGP is an essential enzyme in the glycolate salvage pathway in higher organisms (photorespiration in plants). Phosphoglycolate results from the oxidase activity of RubisCO in the Calvin cycle when concentrations of carbon dioxide are low relative to oxygen. This enzyme is a member of the Haloacid Dehalogenase (HAD) superfamily of aspartate-nucleophile hydrolase enzymes (PF00702).), which produces MNTNPKAILFDLDGTLLDTAPDLCFALNALRKEFGLTEISLDEIKPFVGRGAKKMVSHVLGLAENDPDIMKLREKFLSLYDQNIAERTRFFPQMEQVINHLELNQIPWGIVTNKLTYHTHRLLKALDIFKRTACIICGDTLAHAKPHPLPILHACHLLKISPPDCLYVGDAATDVAASKAAGTHAIVALYGYLDGEDPHLWQADYYINEPLELLSWF; this is translated from the coding sequence ATGAATACCAACCCCAAAGCAATTTTATTTGATTTAGATGGGACTTTATTAGATACAGCCCCAGATTTATGTTTTGCACTAAACGCTTTAAGAAAAGAATTTGGCTTAACAGAAATTAGCCTTGATGAAATCAAACCGTTTGTTGGACGCGGTGCCAAAAAAATGGTGAGCCACGTTTTAGGGCTTGCCGAAAATGATCCGGACATAATGAAATTGCGAGAAAAATTTCTTTCTTTATACGACCAAAATATTGCCGAACGGACACGCTTTTTTCCGCAAATGGAACAAGTTATTAATCACTTAGAATTAAACCAAATTCCTTGGGGCATAGTAACCAACAAACTAACTTATCATACGCATCGCTTATTAAAAGCATTAGATATTTTCAAACGAACTGCTTGTATCATTTGTGGTGATACTTTGGCGCATGCTAAGCCTCATCCCCTGCCTATTCTGCATGCCTGTCATTTATTGAAAATCAGCCCGCCAGATTGTTTATATGTGGGCGATGCGGCAACTGATGTTGCCGCATCGAAGGCTGCAGGAACGCATGCGATTGTTGCCTTGTACGGTTATTTAGATGGCGAAGATCCACACCTTTGGCAAGCGGATTATTACATTAATGAACCTTTGGAATTACTGTCTTGGTTTTGA
- the pncA gene encoding bifunctional nicotinamidase/pyrazinamidase, protein MQKNCALLLIDLQNDFCKGGNLAVPLADEIIPLANQLQSKFDVIIATQDWHPSDHSSFVINNPGSKIGDIVKLEGLDQIIWPVHCVQQSRGAALHADLNQKKIKYIVYKGTDRTLDSYSAFFDNAHQRSTGLAHLLNDLGIQTIYMMGLATDYCVKYSALDAVHLGFHVVLISDACRGVELNPGDIENALRELQLAGIQLIKMAEI, encoded by the coding sequence ATGCAAAAAAACTGTGCACTACTATTGATTGATTTACAAAATGATTTTTGCAAAGGCGGAAATCTTGCTGTTCCTCTGGCCGATGAAATTATCCCCCTTGCTAACCAGTTACAATCGAAGTTTGATGTGATCATTGCTACCCAAGATTGGCATCCAAGCGATCATTCAAGCTTTGTCATCAATAACCCCGGTTCCAAAATTGGGGACATTGTGAAACTCGAGGGATTGGACCAGATTATATGGCCTGTTCATTGCGTTCAACAATCGCGGGGGGCCGCACTCCATGCAGATTTAAATCAAAAAAAAATTAAATATATTGTTTATAAAGGAACAGATAGAACGCTAGATAGCTACAGCGCATTTTTTGACAATGCTCACCAACGTTCGACTGGGTTGGCTCATCTACTAAATGATCTCGGTATCCAAACAATTTACATGATGGGTCTCGCCACAGATTATTGCGTAAAATATTCAGCATTGGATGCAGTTCATTTAGGGTTTCATGTTGTACTGATTAGCGATGCTTGTCGAGGAGTAGAGTTAAATCCAGGTGACATCGAAAACGCCTTAAGAGAATTGCAATTAGCGGGTATTCAACTGATTAAAATGGCTGAGATTTAA